Within Rhipicephalus microplus isolate Deutch F79 chromosome 9, USDA_Rmic, whole genome shotgun sequence, the genomic segment AATAGAGTTCTCTTTATTACTGCAGAAACCCATCGTTAACGTATCTCATTTTCCTGACTTCTCAGCTGCTGATGATACGTCGATATTAGACAAACTGTAAATAGCCTACGATGAACTTTGCAGTAGtatgatcactgaagtgtataACGTCAATTCATTATGGCTGAAATTCAAAAATACAATTCACGCCTGCATTCAGCTCTTTGTACCAGTCAAGTATCGAAAAATCAATTCTGCGAATCCTTGGATAACGCGTGATAGCATTCACATTAAAAGAAAACTAAACCGTGCCAGGAAACAAATTAAGAACAGTAGTCAAAAACGTATCGCTGAAGTGGCAATGCTCTCTCGTGAACTTAAGAAAAAGATGAAGCAGGAACGTTTCAACTTCTATAACGTCCGTTCAGGCACGCTGGTAAAGGAAGCACCAGCTAAGTTTTGGAGGACCATCACACCGAAGACCTCAAGTACTAATACATTTAACATGGGCAATGATTTCACATCCGATGCTGCTAAGATTTCTGATGCGTTCAACACCCACTTTGAATCCGTTTTTTCCAAAGATAATGGTAGCATACCCTTATTTGACAATTTCCAGACATTGCCTCCTATTGAAGATTTGGAAATAACAGAAAGTGGAATATTTAACCTCTTGCTTAATTTAGATGTGAAAAAGTCATATGGACCCGATAATATACCTAATGCATTCCTTAAACGATACGCTGAGTGGTCATCTAAATTTTTGTTAATTATTTTCCGTACATCCCTTTTGACGGGTACTTTGCCTGATGACTGGAGAATTTCCAAGATAAAACCACTGTTTAAAAATGGCGATAAGCAGCTTATTTCTAACTATCGACGTATAGCTTTAACATTCACGTGTTGTAAAATTCTCGAGCATCTTATTCATAAGCATATTACGCTCTTCTTGGAAAATTACTCAATATTAACACCAATGCAACATGGGTTCCGTCAAGGCTTTTCTACTGTAACTCAACTGGTTGAAATGACACATGACTTCGCCGCAGCTATTAATGACAGAAAACAGATAGAcgtaatttttttagattttgctaaagcatttgacaagatTTCCCATTCTAAATTGCTCATTAAACTGAACACATTATTAAAAAACAGGAAACTGTGTTGCTGGATTAAATCGTATCTAACATCCCGGCAGCAATACGTTGTTTTTAAAGACACTCCCTCAAACATGTTACCTGTTGGCTCAGGGGTTCCCCAGGGCTCTGTGCTCGGCCCGTTGTTGTTTTTGGTgttcataaatgatattgttgataATTGCAGGGTTAAAATAcgattatatgcagatgattgtgcgTTGTATTCACTTATTCACACAGTTGAAGACCAAGTTAAGCTTAACACAGAAATTGAGAAACTCATGAAGTGGTGTAATTCTTGGCAGATGTGTGTAAACTATCAAAAAAGTGTGGCCATGTCGATAACAAATAAGAAGTGTCCCCTTGTTTACAATTACACAGCTGATGGAAATATCCTAAATCGAGTAACAGAGTACAAGTATCTAGGCTTGCATATATGTAGCAACCTCCACTAGGATCTACATATCAACTACATATCTAATAATGCGATGATGAAATTACATTTTTTGAGACGTTCTCTTCGCTATTCATCATACGACACTAAAATTCTGGCGTACAAATCTCTTATCCAACCCATTTTGGATTATGGAAATATTATCTGGGATCCTTACACCAATGTCAATATCCATAAACTAGATAGAATCCAAAACAAGGCTGTCCgatttattttcaagaaatacgGCCCAACGTCAGTCTCTGAATTAGTTGCCAAAGCGGGATTCAAATGGACTTCAGAAAGAAATAGAATTTCccgtttgttgttcttctttaagaTAGTTAATGGTCGAATAAATAGTACCACAGGTGAATACTTAAAGTTCTCTTCCGGTTACTCTACCAGACAACGTCACAAACACACTGTCGTTCCTTTCCAGCCCAATAATAATACTTTCAAGTACTCCTTTTTTCCGCGCactgccaaagaatggaatgagcttgacagcaaaattattgaaacagccagtatcgaggcatttgaaaaatttatatctgactagttttttttttttgttgaagtgctttgttctgtgttgactgcagtattgtactgttgattttgttgtactatgtacacccactctgctatggccccatgttggggctagcagtattgctaaataaataataaataaataaataaataaataaataaataaataaagtgtttAGTTTTCTGATAGTTTTCACAGCTACGAGATAATTTCCATCAAACACTCCGTCGCGGACACGTCTGCTCCTAACGTCTGCAAGGCGAATGGTGCTGCCTTTGTGTTGTGTAGTGCTAGGCCAATCGCGCTGCGTCTACAACACCAAATGTGCTGTTATTGGCCAGTTTTGTGAGGGCCTATCATTTTGCTGCGTCTATAAGGGCAATCGTGTCGTGAAACCCGACTGTGCTGCCTCTGAAAGACAAATCTTGCTGTGAAACGTGCGGCTCCGAATCGTGCAGCTTCCTCCAAAAGCTAGTTCAAGCAGATTTGTTCATGCTCTCCAACAGGACATCGAACAGCAAAGCGAGAACCTGGGCATTGAGAGTGTGGGTTTGGCCGTGACGTCACTGGAAGATGTGCTCATTCGTGTGGGTGAAGAGCATCACCTTCACCATCATCATCGGCACCCGGACGTCTTCAGCGACGGGCCCACCGTGATAGACGCCAGGAGTGAGTCATCGCACATTCTCGGATTTTTATGCAATCCATTTTAAGGCGAAAGTTTTGATGCACTATTCAACGTGAATAGTGGCCGTACGCAACGGTGTGAACACGAAGTGATGCAATGAATACgtgatcacgtgatgacgtcaccgtaTGATGACACCTCGTTGTTGAATGTCGCCGCAGTTGTGACGTTATTACGCTACTGTGACGTCACACGAAGGCATAATAACGCGATATTGTTGCTTGGGTGGAAATTGGGTGTACATAAGGTACTCAAAAAGCAAGTGAGGTGTGGGAAGCTTCCAGCGAGTCCGATACAGAAGGCAGTGCGAAGTCACGTTAAATGTAGAAGAGCTTTCGGTGGGAGGAGGGAAGCAATACAAACGACCAAGAAAATTAATAAACAGAACACGACTCTCACCTTCGAGTCTGCTTTGGTGAATGTGTAAGAAACTGCTTGAATCGTTTTATAAAGAACCAGGGATTCCAAGGTATATAAAGTAGTGGTGGCGATGATGATAGCTTTGTGAATGTGCCCATTGCATCGCGCCTACGAAGTCGTAGACAACGTTGGTGCCAGTTACTTTGCACAAGTCTATGGTAAGAGTATACCAGCAACACTAAAAACAATCAGAATAACTgaggcaagaaaaaaagagaagaaagaaacaggGAAGGATGCTTGGTTCTCCAGCCTTGCTTTGGTGTTGCTTGTATTCCCTTACGAAGAAGCATGTACAGGGTATACCAAAGTTCTCGGGCCACGCTCCCGTAGGAATATACAGTATAGtgacctgggaacttttgacacCCCTGTACGTACCAACTTGCCCACAATGCCACGCTAATATTTGCACAAGGTTTAGCCACGGAGGACACAGTACTAATATTGTGACCAACTGCACTGTACTTTAACAAATTGTAACTGCATGTGCAAGGGAGTGCGAAGCAAGCAATAGCCAGTGAAGAAAACGTAGCGAGAACATGCCTCTTTAACGAAACGATTCTCTTGAAACCGCAACTTGCCATCGAGTGTCTCGTATTGAGAGACTAACCCCCGTAGTTACAAACGctactcgactcgactttcacccttcacttgacagagttgagcactacGCCACAGCTCGACTGAAAAATGACGCTCCGCTACTCGAAAATTGCAGCATATTAtggctgatatgcagtgacttgccgtgcctagagacggcgctcccatcggctttctcaagtgaaggtgaagcgtcgagtgaagggacgttctaaaatacgggggtAACCGAGGTTGCACCGTCTCGTCGCAGTGAGTGCGGTGAAGACGATAGCCAGCAAGGCCGTCACGGAGCCGTCGTTTGGGGCCCGCGTGGTGGCCATGATGACGAAGCGCGCCGTCTACGCGTGGCGCCAGAAGAGGGCGGCGCTGTTCAGTTGGATAATGCCTCCGCTGCTGCTGGCGATGCTCTTTTCTCTCGAGTACATCGGTGCCAAGAACAGCGGCGGCGCGTTGCAACACGTGGGGAACACACTACCCTACACTTTCCTTCAGGTGGTCACCAACCCTCGGGTAAGCGAGTCGCTTCTACGTCATTGATCGCACAGGCTACCTAGCAAGCCACTCTTAGAGAATAAGCGGTCTGCTTAGTTTGGGCACCCCGCtgctgtttccgtggccgaaCTTTGATTGTCCGAATATCCCATATTGACATGGCCTTCAAACTTGATTGTCTGGTATCATTTTCAATCGCACAAAAAGATAACTTTGGTCATTCGCTGTATCTTTCTATGATAGTTTTGTGTGGAAAATTCTAAATAGCCATTGTGAAAGTCACTCATACGTGCCAAACTACACTGACTTTTTTTGTGAAGCAAACTAAAAATAAATGCGGACATCCATCAACTGCTACACTGAGCCCGCATGACAGCGACGGACAGCAGAAAACAACAAAGTAGAAAAGCACACAAAGAGCTAAAATGTTTAACCAGGCCAGACTTTCGCTACGTAAGAGCAAGGTGCTTTTAAAACAGACTGAACCGTGTCGAGTCACTTCAGTTTGTGATATCGTTCTTTCAGTTCGTGCGTTGAACTACGGCATATTTCACTACATCGAAGCTCTTGCCATTGTACCTGCACAGGGTTTCGTTCAGGCGGATACGGAAGGCTATTTCCACCAACGCTGGTTGGAGCCGATGTTTGGACCCAGTTTCCACGTGACCTCTGTCGGCGCGAACGTCGACCTATCCCAGATGCTGCTTGACGATTCGAAAAAGTCCCTGTACGAATACGTGTTCGACACTCACTTCGCCATTCAGATAACCAACAAGTCTGGGTGAGTTCGTAAACATGGACGCCAAGGATCGAAATGGTTTAAGTGACGAGTAATTTTTCTAATTTCTTTAATACGTGAGATTTCACATGCCATCACCACCatgatgattatgaaagacgtcgtatagtgaagggctccagaaattttgactatcaGGTGATTTGTACGTGCACTGATGTCGAACCGtccatgggcctctaccattctgcctccatcaaaatgcgaccgccgtggccagACCTTCGAACCAGCAGCTGAGCTCTGGCCACTCATTCAACGAGGCGGACACGGGTAATTGTTTGATCCATTGACTTCTGTTGTCTATCACTCTCCGCCACCGTGGCTTAGCGTTTAGGGTGCTCGACCACTGGCGCAAAGGTAACGGGTTTGGTCCCGGTCATGGCGGTCGCGTTTCGATGAAGGaggaatggtagaggcccgtataCTGTTCGATATCAGCACTTatctgtgctctttcgaaataaagAAACTCTCAACCAAATACTTTACGTATTAATGTTGTGCATCAAATATGTGTAATATTGACTTTTTGATTGGCCCCGTTCACAAGCATGGACGCAGCTACCAGGTCAAGGTGGATGGGTATTGGACACGGGCTTAAGCTTTCACCGGATGGCCGAATCGTTGAAAGGACACCAacggacagacacagacagacgaaATGTCTGCATTGAACTATCCCCCCAaaaaagactaccgtctttaagaCATGCCCACTCTTCGCAGAGATGTACTTTGGTACAATGGCCAGATCCCGCACATGGCGCCCCTCCTGCTTGGCTTGTACAACACCGCGCGGCTACGAAACGTGACCAACGTGACGACGGCAGAGTTCGGCTTCGACGTCACGTCCCGGGGGACCGAGGAAGAGCGCGGCGGGGCGGCCACCAGGAGCACCGAGGAGGACATTCGCAGTCAGAGCACGTACCGCGTCGTGCTGCCAAAGATTCTGCGCTCCATCTTCTTTCCGCTCATCTCCAGCCTCATGTGTGGCAACTTCGTGATGTTCCCCATCACAGAGCGGGCGCTGCAGGTACGCCTCTTTGCAAGACGAATGATGATGGTGTACATAATGCATGTCAGTCTCTGGCTAAGGCGCCTGTAAAGCTTGCTTTTTCTTTATAACATGCTTATAAAGGAGAAGCCCAACCTAAAACTTGTGAAAAATAGAGTAGCACATTATTACGTAATCGTCAGGTCCTTGGGGATGCAAAATAAATTTAGATTGCATTTTTTTCACGACGCCAAGGTGACACTACCCGTATTGTCAGCGCCACCGTTTTGAGTGGTGACTCAGTCTATGCAAGAGGCACGAAATCTAAACTATTGGCCTGCAGGTGGCACAGCAGGTGGCACAGCAGGTGGCTCCGATGGACATCTCGGCACACGCTGTCATTTGCCGTATTATTGAGTGGAAAAACCATAGATGACTCGATAAATTAAAAAAGTGGTCATGCGTGTCAATAGGCGTGACGCGAAAAATTGTAATGACGTCATCATACGATGTAACCACCATCGTGTGATGACACCATAGATTACATTGCCTCCTGGGTCGGTACACTTGTGAACAAGCGACGATTTTATCTGGTGATGTCATCATATATCACCACAGTGGCGTCATATTCGAAATTCTATGACTTCACGTGTTCATGTGGTTTATCCCCCGCCCCTTAGAAGGGATGGGGGAGAAATAGATACGATCGACTAAGATTTAAAATGTGGCTTTCGCCTTCGATTCACCAGAGGCAAGTTAAAAGGTACCCCAATGACCTTTTTCTTGTCGACTGTACATAACTGCTTACTGAAGCACTGACGCTACTCGGTGTAGTTAATTAACGAACTGGTTGCCGGTTCCAGTGTACCATGACTTTTGTTGGCGCACATGCTCGCAGGTGAAGCATTTGCACATGATCGCGGGCGTCAGCTCGCTGCTCTACTGGATGATAAACTTTGCCTTCGATTTCATGTTCTATATGGGGACGGCGTTGACGATTTTGCCACCGCTGTTCTTTATTCCGCAAACGCCGCTCACGATGAGCGATATTCGTGagtactactttttttttcttgagctgcGTGTTTCATAAAAAGTGGAAACGTCATATATCCAGAAGCAGCCATTAGTGACACTCTACGCTTGACACATTCATACAAGTAACGTGTTAATCGGAATTTTGAAAATTCTATATTGCCACATGTCATTACGTATAAGTCGTCCGCAGTGGTATGTACTCGCTTAGAAGTGAAGGAAGAAGAGAACATTATTCCTGGTCTGGTTCTGGGGAAAACGTCAACTCATGACTGCCTGTACTATTTCGCCTGTGACGTTGttgaaggtgctgggtacaataTTTTACGGTACATATTTAGGGAAAACATTTTTCATctcattcttttattttttatgaaaGTAGAATCATTTCAAGAAAATTTCGTTACTGTGAACTAGTTCGGATCAATGACATCGAATCACTCGATCTTAAAAGAAAAAGCTACGTGTGTTATTTAAGCCACCCTACACTAACACAATGCCTCTCAAACTACCATTATGTGTTTCACTTAACGATAGGCTTACCAGTATTTAGGCGTCAGTATGTTAAAACGACACGGATTTTCTACCGCATTGCGTGCTTCAACGCCCGGTAATGTATTGAAAAAAATTCATATTTGCTTAAAATTCTGACGCTGCTATTTGAAAAATATATGAACAGTACACGAAagtagacagaaaaaaaagtattgaaaTAGCGTACGAAAAATTACACAGGGGCTGAAATAACTACGTGTCTTAAAATTAACTTGTTTAGTACACACTCTCTGAAAATCTCGCGAGAAAGTAGTCCTTTTGTATCTTTCAACCAGCTGCAATTGCTGATCCTTTCCGCATTGCCAGCAAACGGTGACGCTCTTACACTTGCCATACTTATTTCTTTCGCAGAACTTATCTTCCTATTTAACCTGCTGCACGGCTACGCTGCGCTTCCATTGATCTACATATGTTCCTTCCTATTCAACAATCCTAACGTTGGATTCACCACGCTTGTCATCTCGGCATTTATTGTGTGTAAGtagccattctttttttttt encodes:
- the LOC142772182 gene encoding uncharacterized protein LOC142772182, whose product is MYGGDDGAQGKNQPDIEQQSENLGIESVGLAVTSLEDVLIRVGEEHHLHHHHRHPDVFSDGPTVIDARMSAVKTIASKAVTEPSFGARVVAMMTKRAVYAWRQKRAALFSWIMPPLLLAMLFSLEYIGAKNSGGALQHVGNTLPYTFLQVVTNPRGFVQADTEGYFHQRWLEPMFGPSFHVTSVGANVDLSQMLLDDSKKSLYEYVFDTHFAIQITNKSG